A stretch of the Salminus brasiliensis chromosome 23, fSalBra1.hap2, whole genome shotgun sequence genome encodes the following:
- the dnajc30b gene encoding dnaJ (Hsp40) homolog, subfamily C, member 30b, which yields MAEVSRKLGAGLPKLSSLKTYQTWSTNDRPPAASAVPCCSGRAVLGSRGERAEGGSAGGRRAGRVKLEYLTGTPRAVSVLRHEPPGRPPQPSLTTVSVLLDPEQAFIGGVTGQLPPTGSPGCYSKACWVNRRALLTAGSSRIQSTGHFHRAYCTLLLTDRWPRHHPRVIVTQARGWSNSHSPDTPLYRSRSAYYDLLQVSPSATQAQIKTAYYKQSFLYHPDKNAGSEEATNHFARISEAYSVLGSVGLRKKYDRGILSAADIQGAGRPSGKEASPSSRSSGPQHQGRKRSQTPSKMTVGGKPVFDFDAFYKAHYGEQLQREQAMREWRKQEEKRQELESERRKQDVLVDVMVGVLLALGCILSLSSRR from the coding sequence ATGGCGGAGGTCAGCCGTAAGCTGGGAGCCGGGCTGCCGAAACTCTCTTCGTTGAAAACTTATCAGACCTGGTCGACGAATGACCGCCCGCCGGCTGCCTCCGCCGTACCCTGCTGCAGCGGGAGAGCCGTGCTGGGGAGCCGCGGGGAGCGGGCGGAGGGCGGCTCAGCGGGGGGGAGGAGGGCAGGACGGGTGAAGCTTGAATACCTGACCGGGACCCCGCGCGCCGTTTCCGTACTGCGGCACGAGCCACCGGGCCGCCCCCCACAGCCCAGTTTAACCACTGTTTCAGTGCTGCTGGACCCAGAGCAGGCATTTATAGGAGGTGTCACCGGGCAGCTGCCCCCTACAGGCTCCCCAGGCTGCTACAGCAAGGCATGTTGGGTAAACAGACGTGCCCTGTTGACcgcaggctcctccagaattcAGAGCACTGGGCATTTCCACAGGGCGTACTGTACGCTCCTTCTGACCGACAGATGGCCGAGGCATCACCCCAGGGTCATCGTGACCCAGGCCCGTGGCTGGAGCAACAGCCACAGTCCGGACACGCCGCTTTACAGGAGCAGGTCGGCGTACTACGACCTCCTCCAGGTGTCCCCCAGTGCCACGCAGGCCCAGATCAAGACCGCCTACTACAAGCAGTCCTTCCTCTACCACCCAGACAAGAACGCGGGCAGCGAGGAGGCCACCAATCACTTCGCCCGGATCAGCGAGGCCTACAGCGTCCTGGGCAGCGTGGGCCTGAGGAAGAAGTACGACCGTGGCATCCTGAGCGCTGCAGACATCCAGGGTGCGGGACGGCCCTCCGGTAAAGAGGCCTCCCCCTCTTCTCGCTCGTCTGGCCCACAGCACCAGGGGAGAAAGCGCTCTCAGACGCCCTCCAAGATGACCGTGGGAGGGAAGCCGGTGTTCGACTTCGACGCGTTCTACAAGGCGCACTATGGCGAGCAGCTGCAGAGGGAGCAGGCCATGCGCGAGTGGAGGAAGCAAGAGGAGAAGAGGCAGGAGCTGGAGTCCGAGAGGAGGAAGCAAGATGTGTTGGTGGACGTGATGGTCGGGGTGCTTCTGGCTTTGGGATGCATCCTGTCTTTAAGCTCGAGGCGTTGA
- the bud23 gene encoding 18S rRNA (guanine-N(7))-methyltransferase: protein MSSSCRRPEHMAPPEVFYNEEEAKKYSQNSRIIEIQSQMSERAVELLNLPEDQPCYLLDVGCGSGLSGDYLSEEGHYWVGVDISSAMLDVALDREVDGDLVLGDMGQGVPFRSGTFDGCISISALQWLCNADKKSHSPPKRLHAFFSSLYSSLQRGARAVFQIYPENSEQLELITSQAMRAGFTGGMVVDYPNSTKAKKFFLCLFAGESGVLPKGLGSETATRNAPNQVQFTGQRSRFKNMKGKSLKKSKDWIMEKKERRRRQGKDVRADTKYTGRHRKPRF, encoded by the exons ATGTCTTCAAGTTGTCGCAGACCGGAGCACATGGCTCCGCCAGAGGTG TTCTACAATGAGGAGGAGGCGAAGAAGTACTCTCAGAA CTCCCGAATCATAGAGATCCAGAGTCAGATGTCGGAGAGAGCGGTGGAGCTGCTGAACTTACCAGAAGATCAGCCGTGTTATTTGCTGGATGTTGG TTGTGGCTCTGGACTCAGTGGAGATTACTTATCAGAAGAAGGTCATTACTGGGTTGGTGTGGACATCAGCTCTGCCATGTTGG ACGTTGCGTTGGACAGGGAGGTGGATGGAGATCTTGTTTTAGGAGACATGGGACAAGGCGTGCCTTTCAGGTCTGGAACGTTTGATGGCTGCATCAg CATCTCAGCGCTGCAGTGGTTGTGCAATGCGGATAAAAAAAGCCACAGTCCTCCTAAGAGGCTTCACGCCTTCTTTAGCTCACTCTACTCCTCCCTG caaAGAGGAGCCCGCGCAGTCTTCCAAATCTACCCTGAGAATTCAGAACAG CTGGAGTTGATCACATCCCAGGCCATGAGGGCAGGCTTCACAGGGGGCATGGTGGTGGATTACCCCAACAGCACCAAAGCCAAAAA ATTCTTCCTGTGCCTGTTTGCTGGCGAGTCTGGCGTCTTGCCGAAG ggtTTGGGGTCTGAGACTGCTACCAGAAACGCTCCTAATCAAGTTCAGTTCACAGGACAGAG ATCTCGCTTCAAAAATATGAAAGGCAAATCTTTGAAGAAGAGCAAAGACTGGATCATGGAGAAGAAGGAAAGAAGGCGACGGCAGGGCAA GGACGTAAGGGCAGACACAAAGTACACCGGCCGCCACAGGAAACCTCGTTTCTGA